From Brucella anthropi ATCC 49188:
GGAAGCTTCGACGCTGTTCGTCCGCCATGACACCTCCCTCTGTGCTGGCGATTCAAACGACAATACAGGCCCCCGGCCAAGCCCCCGGTTCCTATAGCATATCAATGCTCCAGCGTCATCTTTTGGCTTAACCTAGGTTAACCTTCCTCGACGAACACCTCGTCGCGCTTCTTGCGTACCGATGGAAGCAGCACGACCACGAGAACGGCCGCAGCTATGGCGAGCAGAATGGCGCTGATCGGGCGGGTGAAAAAGGTTGCCGGGTCGCCGCGTGACAGGATCATGGCGCGTCGCAGATGTTCCTCCAGCAACGGGCCGAGAACGAAGCCAAGCAGCAGGGGGGCCGGTTCGCAGCGCAGTTTGGCCAGCAGATAGCCGATGAAGCCGAAGAAGGCGACTGCGTAGAGATCGTAGACATTCGAATTGACGCTATAAACGCCGATTGAACAGAAAGTCATGATAATCGGAAAAAGCACATAGTAGGGCACTGTCAGAAGCTTTACCCACAGGCCGATCAGTGGCAGGTTCAAGATGATGAGCATGAGATTGCCTATCCACATCGACGCAATCACACCCCAGAACAAGGCGGGTTGTTCTGTTGCAACATTCGGGCCTGGCACGATGCCCTGAATAATCATGGCGCCGATCATCAATGCCATGACCGGATTGGCTGGAATGCCGAGCGTGAGCATCGGAATGAAGGATGTCTGCGCACCGGCATTGTTGGCGGATTCCGGTCCTGCAACGCCTGCTATCGCGCCCTTTCCGAACTCTTCCGGCGTATCGGAAATGCGCTTTTCCACCGTGTAGGAAGCAAAAGACGCCAGAATGGCGCCACCGCCGGGCAGGATACCAAGCGCCGAACCGATGACCGTTCCGCGCAGGATTGGCGCAGTCATGCGCTTGAAATCGTCGCGCGTCGGCATCAGTCCTGTGACTTTGGCCATCAGCACTTCGCGTGCATGTTCGTTTTCGAGATTGCGCAGAATTTCAGCGATGCCGAACACGCCGACAGCAACGGCAACGAAATTGAGACCATCCGCATATTCTGTAATGCCGAGCGTGAAACGCGGTGTGCCGGTGTAGATGTCAGTACCGATAAGACCGAGCAGCAGCCCCAGTACAACCATCGCCAGAGCCTTGATGATCGAACCGTGCGCCAGTGCCACGGACGACACCAGCCCGACGACCATCAGCGAGAAATACTCAGCCGAGCCGAATTTCAGGGCGATTTCTGTGAGTGGCGGAGCGAAGATCGCCACCAGAAAGGTGGAGACAGTACCGGCGAAGAATGAACCGATTGCCGCGATTGCAAGTGCTGCACCGGCACGCCCGCGGCGCGCCATCTGGTAGCCGTCGATGGCCGTCACTGCGGACGAGGATTCTCCCGGCATGTTGATGAGAATTGCGGTTGTCGACCCGCCATATTGGGCACCGTAATAGATGCCAGCAAGCATGATCAGTGCCGAAACCGGATCGCCAATCTGGAACGTGATCGGAAGAAGCATGGCAATGGTCGCGGTAGCACCGATGCCCGGCAGAACGCCGATCAACGTGCCAAGCAATACGCCGATAAGGCAAAAGCCGAGATTGGCAAGCGTCGATGCTGTTGAGAAGCCAAGCGCAAGATTGTTGAAAAGCTCCATGCTCGTGCCCCCCTTTAGAACGGCCACCAGGGCCCGAAACGCTGATATGGCAGCGCGAGCGCGTAGCTGAAGACAATGACCGAAAAGACCGTGATTGCAGCGGCAAGAATGATCGCTGCAAGTGGTTTCATACGCATCGAGGCGAAAGAGGCGATGAGACAGGTCAGAAACAGCGACGGTACGAAGCCGAGGCCGCGCACGGTCAGGCCGAAGAATATCGGCGCAGGCAGAATAAAGAACAGGCCGCGCCAAGCGATCGGGCCGATAGGCTCGCCGGAGACACGTGTAGCCTGAATAAGGATGACCAGTCCAAGCAGGATCAGAACACCGGAAAGGACAAGTGGGAAATATCCCGGTCCCATACGTAGCGATGTGCCGAGGTCCAGACCAAGCGACTGATAGGCAAAAAAGGCGCCTGTCAGTGCGAGCAGTGCACCGCACAATCCGTTGGTCGGATCTATTGAGAATTTCCTTGAGGGCTCGTTCATGGCCAATCGTCTTTCGGATTTGCCGTTGAAAGGGCTATGCCGGAAGGTCGGCATATGACGTCGGTCGTGTATCACGTCGACTGCAGTTTGATGTGCAGCCGAAGGGAAAACGACAATCAAGGCGCGTCAAATGACATGCCCTGATTGTTTCCTGTACGATCAGTCCGCGTATTGTCCTGCAGCTTCGATAATCGGCTTCCAGCGCGCGATTTCGGATTCGAGCTTGGCCTTTAACGCGGCCGGTGTCGCATCGGATTCCGGAGACGGCTTTGTGCCGAGTTCGGCAAAACGGGCAACCACATTCTGGTCTTTCAAGGCCACCTGAAGCGACTTCGACAGACGTTCGGTGACTTCCGCCGGGGTTCCCTTGGGGGCATAGATGCCGTGCCAGATGCCCACTTCCATGCCGTCCAGACCGGCTTCCTTGGTAGTCGGAAGGTCTTTCAGTACGTCCAGACGTTCAGGCGAGGTAACGGCATAAGCCTTGATCGTGCCGGCCTGAATCTGCTTCGTCGTGTTGGTGGTCTGGTCACACATGATGTCGACCTGTCCACCGAGAAGATCGGTCATGGCCGGGCCGGTTCCCTTGTAGGGAACTGTAACGAGCGGCGTTTCAATCGCGCTCATGAACAACATGCCGCAAAGATGCGATGCCGCGCCGATACCGGCATTGGCGACCGTCGCCGTATCTTTGTTGGCCTTGGCATATTCGATCAGCCCCTTGAGATCGGTTGGCTCAAGGTCTTTGCGTGCAACAATCGTCATCGGAACTTCCGTGACAAGACCGACATATTCAAACGCGTTCAGCGTGTCATAAGCGAGCTTGCGGTAAAGCGTGGCGCTTGTGGCCATGCCGATATGGTGAAGCAGAAGCGTATAGCCATCCGGATCGGCGGTTGCGACGCGCCCGGCTCCGAGTGTTCCACCTGCGCCGCCGACATTCTCGACGATAACCTGTTGTCCGAGATCCTTGGACATGGATTCTGCCACAAGTCGCGTGACAGTATCGGTAGGCCCACCGGCTGAGAAAGGCACGACCATGGTGATCGTCCGTTCCGGATAATTTTGTGCCTGTGCGGTGAAAGCTGCGGTGGAAATAGCAAGTGTTGTCGCCAGAGCGGCGATAGTTTTCATCATAGCGTCCTCCCAGACTATGTTGCGGCGGGCGTGCCGGTATTCTGAATTTGGTTCCCCACGCCTCTTTGGGCGCTTCGGGCAATCAGATGCGATACTATTCAATGACTGCAATAAAATGTTTCTGCACCGTTGTTGCTCTTGAATTGGCAGGATTATTCGGTGCGCTTGAAAAAGAATGTAGATGTATCCCGGCGGCTTGCCAATGCCTGACCTTCAATGAAAGCGCTTGTACTACCAAAGTCTGGGTAGCTCGCTTGTCATGTTTTCGCCGTGCGTTGAGGTATCGTCTTGAAGGTTCTTTCTGATCGGGGCTAATCTTATGCAGTTTTAATTGCAGGAAGCTCAGCATTCAAGACGAGGTGATCGACGAGGCTCCTGGCCGGTGTGGTAAGTTCTTCTAAGGATTGCACCGCTATTGCCAGATTTCTTCTTGCCCAAGCATCGGAGATAGCGACCGTTGCAATGGGGAGTGTCTTTCTAAGGCGTCGGGCGGCGGTCTGCGGAATGATCGCAACACCTACGCTGGCAGCCACCATATTACCGACCCCTTCAAACGTGCGGAGTTTCGTCCTGATTTTAAGTCTGCCGCCTAGCCGGGTTGCCTGAATTTCGAGGTGCTCCTGCAGTGCGCCAGCTGATAGACCGATGAACTGTTCCTGCAGGATGTCAGAGAAACTCACGCGCTTATGTTCAGCCAGCGGATGGCTTCTGGCAGTGATCAGTACCAGCTGATCTATTGCAAAAGGAACCAGCTCCAAACCCGTAGTTTCCACCGCATCCGATAAAATTCCGATCTCAACAAAGCCGCGCAAAATGGCACGAGCAATATCGCTGCTCTGTCGTTCTTTCAACTCCACATCGATGCGAGGATTTTTTGCCATCCAGGCGGCGAGTTTTGCCGGAAGATATTCGGTGACGGTAGCGGTATTGGCCGCGACGCGAATGGCTGTGCGCATGGTTTTGGCATGTGAGCCCAATTCGCTATGCAGGTCGGCCATCTGCCGCATGACCGCTCTTGCGTGATGGACAAGGGCTTCGCCTGCTTCGGTAAGGGCAACGCCGCGTCGTCCCCGCTCCAAAAGCGAAACCTGCCCGGAGGCCTCCATATCACGCAGGCGCTCGCTTGCCGCTGGAAGCGACA
This genomic window contains:
- a CDS encoding tripartite tricarboxylate transporter permease, whose protein sequence is MELFNNLALGFSTASTLANLGFCLIGVLLGTLIGVLPGIGATATIAMLLPITFQIGDPVSALIMLAGIYYGAQYGGSTTAILINMPGESSSAVTAIDGYQMARRGRAGAALAIAAIGSFFAGTVSTFLVAIFAPPLTEIALKFGSAEYFSLMVVGLVSSVALAHGSIIKALAMVVLGLLLGLIGTDIYTGTPRFTLGITEYADGLNFVAVAVGVFGIAEILRNLENEHAREVLMAKVTGLMPTRDDFKRMTAPILRGTVIGSALGILPGGGAILASFASYTVEKRISDTPEEFGKGAIAGVAGPESANNAGAQTSFIPMLTLGIPANPVMALMIGAMIIQGIVPGPNVATEQPALFWGVIASMWIGNLMLIILNLPLIGLWVKLLTVPYYVLFPIIMTFCSIGVYSVNSNVYDLYAVAFFGFIGYLLAKLRCEPAPLLLGFVLGPLLEEHLRRAMILSRGDPATFFTRPISAILLAIAAAVLVVVLLPSVRKKRDEVFVEEG
- a CDS encoding tripartite tricarboxylate transporter TctB family protein, whose translation is MNEPSRKFSIDPTNGLCGALLALTGAFFAYQSLGLDLGTSLRMGPGYFPLVLSGVLILLGLVILIQATRVSGEPIGPIAWRGLFFILPAPIFFGLTVRGLGFVPSLFLTCLIASFASMRMKPLAAIILAAAITVFSVIVFSYALALPYQRFGPWWPF
- a CDS encoding tripartite tricarboxylate transporter substrate-binding protein, with the protein product MMKTIAALATTLAISTAAFTAQAQNYPERTITMVVPFSAGGPTDTVTRLVAESMSKDLGQQVIVENVGGAGGTLGAGRVATADPDGYTLLLHHIGMATSATLYRKLAYDTLNAFEYVGLVTEVPMTIVARKDLEPTDLKGLIEYAKANKDTATVANAGIGAASHLCGMLFMSAIETPLVTVPYKGTGPAMTDLLGGQVDIMCDQTTNTTKQIQAGTIKAYAVTSPERLDVLKDLPTTKEAGLDGMEVGIWHGIYAPKGTPAEVTERLSKSLQVALKDQNVVARFAELGTKPSPESDATPAALKAKLESEIARWKPIIEAAGQYAD
- a CDS encoding LysR substrate-binding domain-containing protein, producing MRFDLTDLRLFLAVADTGSITHGAAEIGLSLPAASERLRDMEASGQVSLLERGRRGVALTEAGEALVHHARAVMRQMADLHSELGSHAKTMRTAIRVAANTATVTEYLPAKLAAWMAKNPRIDVELKERQSSDIARAILRGFVEIGILSDAVETTGLELVPFAIDQLVLITARSHPLAEHKRVSFSDILQEQFIGLSAGALQEHLEIQATRLGGRLKIRTKLRTFEGVGNMVAASVGVAIIPQTAARRLRKTLPIATVAISDAWARRNLAIAVQSLEELTTPARSLVDHLVLNAELPAIKTA